GATTGTTCCTGCCTTTTCGCTTGCTTCCGCCTGCAATTGAAGGAAACGGCTATGCAGTCCAAACCAGCGCGACATCAAGTTGGGCAGCATGCCCATGGCGGCGATCACCTCCGCATTGCGAAGATTGTTGGTTGCGAGATTACTCGAAGCAACAGCCATGGTGCTAGCCTCTGTCAGCGGTTTCTTCGAGATTCTTTCGTTAAGGAACGCCAGGGCTACGAGAATGACAGTGCCGCCTAGGGCAAAGAAGCCCAATAACGGGTTGAACAAAAAAATAACCATGAGGTACACCGGAAACCAGGGCGCATCGAAGAATGCGAATAAGCCTTGGCCGGTCAAAAACTGGCGAATATTCGTCAAATCCTGCAACGCTTGCCCGGCGTTACCGCCACCACGTTTCAGGTTTTGCTCGAACGCTGCCGCGTATACGCGTTTGTTCATCCTCATATCGAATTGCGCGCCGACCCGGATCAGCACGAAGCTGCGCACGAATTCCAGCGAGCCCATCAGTAGATACGCGCCAACGACCATCAGTGTCAGCATCAACAGAGTGGTCTCGTTGCGGCTCGCCAATACTCTGTCGTAGACCTGCAACATGTAAAGGGCGGGGACGAGTAAAAGCAGGTTGATGATCGCGCTGAAGACGCCAACGGTCGCGAATATCCGCTTATATCCGACGAGGGTTCGAGCGATTTCCGTTTGGGGCATTTGGGGCAACTTGTATGCGGGATTCATCTAAAGAACGGCCTCATAAATATCGTTATTATTCTTGTCCAGACAGCCGGTAAAAAGCAGTTCGCTGAAGTGCTTTATCCTAATAAGTCGGCGGGGTCCGACTGTTGGGAGCATTAAGGCTGAGCGGTTCTTTGCCACTCGCCGCATTCTTCGCTCAGGCTTTTGGTGGGGCGGAAGGTTACATATATTTACTTATGGATTTTTACCCAAATAAACCAATCTTAACTAATCGTCCTCTAACTTATACGATGGAAAATTGTTTCGTCTGTTCGATGCCGCACTTAGGCGCAGAGGTTGGATATTAGGAAATGATGAAGGTGCAGAATAAATGCGCAGCGCCACGCGGGTTGATACCGGTGCTGTAGTAAATCGACCTTTCGCTGTGTCTGGGTACTGTCCTAGCCTTTGGCTCCGCCGGGCATGGATGAGTTTGGTGCAAATGTCGTCGTTTGGATACAGGTGTTGAAAGCGACGGCGGATAACGGCATTACGCGTCAGTTATCCTTAAGAAAATAAACGAAGTGTCTCCGTCAGACGACAAACGCATTTAGAGCTGTTATAACGCCAGTATTCGGGGAAAAAAGAAGGGTTTTCGATTTTGGGTGCATTTCACATGTCGGTTTGCAGCGACGCAATGAGGCTTCTCTGGATGGGTATTTGCTTGGGTACGCGGCTTATGCCTTATGAACTGCTGAGCATGATCTCGAACAAACCTTTGTTTATATAAGGCGACACATTTTTCTGGCACGGGAAATGCTGTTGATTCAAATGCGGCCCGAAAGGGCGGCATAACGGGGTAGTTATAAAGTTGTGAGGGAGCAGCCTTTATTCCGTTGAACTCCAGTAACTGTCATTTATAAAAAATAAAAGCTTAAAAGCTTTAAGGCAGAGCCCATTCGGGCAATTACTTTTTAAAAATATATAACAGGAGATTCAAATGGCTAATATCACAGGCACTCGCCGCAACGACGTTCTTAACGGTACTCCCTTTGGCGACACGATCCACGGGCTGGACGGAAATGATCGCATCGACGGAAAAAGCGGCAATGATCGCCTCTACGGCGACGATGGCAACGATACGATATCGGGCGGCCGGGGTAACGACCAACTGTTTGGGGGTGACGGCAACGACACGCTGAATGGTGGCGATGGCAACGACCGGCTCTTTGGCGATGATGAAAAGAAGGACTACGACAAGGACGACAAGGACGACAAGGACGACAAGGGTCATCGAGGCCGGAATGATGACGTGCTCTATGGCGGCGACGGGAATGACTACCTTGATGGCGGCAAGGGCAACGACAAACTGTACGGCGGCGACGGCAACGACACCCTGTATGGCGGCACCGGGGACGACCGGTTGTTTGGTGACGATGAAAGTGGCAAGAACGACAAGTACGATGACAAGAACGACAAGGGCGACCGCACCCAGAATAATGACGTGCTGTATGGCGGCGACGGGAATGATTACCTGGACGGCGGCAAGGGCAACGACAAACTGTACGGCGGCGACGGCAACGATACGCTTTATGGCGGCAAGGGCGACGACCGGCTCTTTGGCGATGATGAGAGTGGCAAGAACGACAGGTACGATGACAAGAACGACAAGGGCGACCGCACCCAGAATAATGACGTGCTCTACGGCGGCGACGGGAATGACTACCTGGACGGCGGCAAGGGCAATGACAAATTGTACGGCGGGGACGGCAACGACACGCTGTACGGCGGCAAGGGCGACGACCGGCTCTTTGGCGATGATGAAAAGAAGGACTACGACAAGGACGACAAGGACTACGACAAGGACGACAAGGGGTACTATGCCCGGAATAACGACGTGCTCTATGGCGGCGACGGGAACGACTACCTGGACGGCGGCAAGGGCAACGACAAGCTCTTTGGCGGCGACGGCAATGACACGCTGTACGGCGGCAAGGGCGACGACCGGCTCTTTGGCGATGATGAAGAAAAGAAGGACGACGACAAGGACGACCACAAGGACGACGACAAGGGGTCCTATGGCCGGAATAATGACGTGCTCTATGGCGGCGACGGGAATGACTACCTGGACGGCGGCAGGGGCAACGACAAACTGTACGGTGGCGACGGCAATGACAAGCTCTATGGTGGCAAAGGCGATGACCTTCTGGTGGGTGGCAAGGGCAATGACACCATCGATGGAGGCAGTGGCCACGATACCATCGTATTTAGCGGAGTAACGTCCTGGAGCAACGGCTTCGATCGCATCGAAGGGTTTGAATCAAAGGATGATACGTTGCAATTCAGCCTGAAAGACGTCAATGACGCGATATGGGGCAGCCGGAACGATTTGGACGCGGGCAGACTCGATGAGGACAATTTCGCCAGCAACAGATCGGGTAAAGCTGAAGATCGGGACGACTACTTTGTCTACAATGAAAAAACAGGCGTTCTGTCATTCGACGCTGACGGCAGTGGACGGGGTGACGCCGTTCAGTTGGCAACGATAGTCGGACATCCCGATGTTAATGAACACGATATCGTGTTGGTCTGAGGCGTTTGAGAAGCAACCAGGCTATCAAAGGTATGAGGTTCTATTCTTGAGAAAGAACGGTACCTGAACCGGTGATGAGATTGCCCCGTGGCGAAGGCCGCGGGGCAATTTTTCATCGTGGCGCGAATCTTGCAAAAGGACCTCGAACGTGTGCTTTATGGCTGGTTATCACATGGTGACGTTCGGCCTGGTTTTCGTTTTTAAGTGGAAGTGATCTGAGGCGTCCGCCCGGGGTGAGCGATGATCGCGCCTTTATGGCGTAGAGATTAACCGGAGCTGATTAGTCGGGCAGCGCGATTATCTTAACCGCATCATCCACCCTTTTCCCATGCATCCCCCGCAAAGTTCACATGCGTCCCCGCAAAGAGACGCCGGTGAAGCGGGCTTGGTGAAGCGGTTTTTCTATCAGGGAAGCGTCAACGCGACTCGGAATCCGAGGTAACGCATGCGCTTGCTCGTGTCGAACCAGTTGCGGGTAGTTACGCGCATATCCTCCGGCCTGTGATTCCACGACCCCCCAAAAAACAGGCGTCTCGCGCAATTATCCTTCCAGCAACTGTCCGTCCATTGCCAGACATTACCTATCGTGTCATAAAGTCCGAAAGCATTCGGCTTAAAACTGCCAACAGGCGCCGTTTTTTTGTTATCCCACTCGCTCCCGCAGCCATCGCAATTGGCATTATTACGTCCAACGTCGTTCCCCCAGTAGTAGTTGGTGGTAGAACCCGCGCGTGCGGCAATTTCCCATTCCTCCCCGGTGGGCAATCGGTACGCTTTGCCGGTCTTGCGTGACAGCCACTGAACGTAGGCTTGAGCATCGTTCCAGCTTACGTTGATCACGGGCCTGCTGCCGCGCCCCCAGCCATTGTCCGGCGGCTGGTAACCCCCGCAGCCACCGTCAGCAGCGCACTTGTCCCACTCCGCAAAGGTAACAGTGTATTTCCCGATTGCAAATTTAGCACCTGGAACAGGTATCATTTCCGGACAATCGGCGCACGAGAGGCCATCCGGACCGCCGGGGGCGGCTGAAGACTGAGGGGCAGTAACGCGCGGCTCACCTGATTCATGCTGAGCAGCCAGATGCGTTGCAGATTCGGAAACCACTGTGTCTTGTATGGCTGCCATTACAAATCCACCGTTCGCCGTCCAGCTTTCGTATGCAGAATGGTCACGAGTGCCCAAGTCGATTTGCTGCCCCGGTGGCGGGGGAGCCTCGCCTTTGCCAGTAGTCAGCGTTGCGATCAGGCTAACACCTTGAGCTTCTGCGGAAAGACTGGACGGAAACGCCCCACCCTTAGCCGACACCGACGGGATCAGGAAAAGCAGAAACAGTAGTGATGCTGATTTCATCAAATATCTCTTGAAGCCAATCCGAATATCAGCGCACATACATGAATACGCTGGCTAAATCGCTTACCAGATCTATCCAGCCCCTGTTGTGCGCGTTTCTAAAAGCGAATGGTAGCCGATGCTGATCAGGATGGCGAGGAGCAGGGTAATCCGAGCGTTGCCTACACGCGGCAATGCGCCGCCAGGTGTGAATGGCAGGTTGTCGAGGAGGGGACGCAGGTCATTTTACCTGACTCTTAAGATCATTTTATCCTCTAACTGGAGAACGTCCACATTGCGCAAAAAATTCTGCCCGAGCAGTCCAATGTCGCCGTGTATACCCACCCCGACATTGAGGCCCTCCACTACAATACCGCCGGCTTCTACAGTCTGTCCCGACACAATCTCACCTGCGACTGTCCCGCCTGCGGTTGAGAAACTGGCAGGGCTCCCGGCAGGCAGGTTAGCCTTGCGGGCAACCGTCCGGCTGATGGATACTGTGGTGGCGCCGGTATCAACCATAAAATCCATAGTATGACCGTGAATCACGCCGCGCACGTAATAATGCCCATCCCTCGATCGGGGGATGACTACCTGACCGCCCAGATCCGCCCTGGCGGTGACAATCGTTGGTTTCTGCCGGGCATCGAAATATAGATAAGCCGCACCAGAGAGCGCGATCCAGATTGCGAGAGCAGCCAGGTGGCCCCAGGCGAGATGGGTACTCATGGCAATAATGTTGCGTTAAATAGGCTCAGGCTTAGTTTCGCTTTA
The window above is part of the Nitrosospira sp. Is2 genome. Proteins encoded here:
- a CDS encoding TIGR02281 family clan AA aspartic protease, yielding MSTHLAWGHLAALAIWIALSGAAYLYFDARQKPTIVTARADLGGQVVIPRSRDGHYYVRGVIHGHTMDFMVDTGATTVSISRTVARKANLPAGSPASFSTAGGTVAGEIVSGQTVEAGGIVVEGLNVGVGIHGDIGLLGQNFLRNVDVLQLEDKMILRVR
- a CDS encoding formylglycine-generating enzyme family protein — protein: MKSASLLFLLFLIPSVSAKGGAFPSSLSAEAQGVSLIATLTTGKGEAPPPPGQQIDLGTRDHSAYESWTANGGFVMAAIQDTVVSESATHLAAQHESGEPRVTAPQSSAAPGGPDGLSCADCPEMIPVPGAKFAIGKYTVTFAEWDKCAADGGCGGYQPPDNGWGRGSRPVINVSWNDAQAYVQWLSRKTGKAYRLPTGEEWEIAARAGSTTNYYWGNDVGRNNANCDGCGSEWDNKKTAPVGSFKPNAFGLYDTIGNVWQWTDSCWKDNCARRLFFGGSWNHRPEDMRVTTRNWFDTSKRMRYLGFRVALTLP
- a CDS encoding calcium-binding protein, giving the protein MANITGTRRNDVLNGTPFGDTIHGLDGNDRIDGKSGNDRLYGDDGNDTISGGRGNDQLFGGDGNDTLNGGDGNDRLFGDDEKKDYDKDDKDDKDDKGHRGRNDDVLYGGDGNDYLDGGKGNDKLYGGDGNDTLYGGTGDDRLFGDDESGKNDKYDDKNDKGDRTQNNDVLYGGDGNDYLDGGKGNDKLYGGDGNDTLYGGKGDDRLFGDDESGKNDRYDDKNDKGDRTQNNDVLYGGDGNDYLDGGKGNDKLYGGDGNDTLYGGKGDDRLFGDDEKKDYDKDDKDYDKDDKGYYARNNDVLYGGDGNDYLDGGKGNDKLFGGDGNDTLYGGKGDDRLFGDDEEKKDDDKDDHKDDDKGSYGRNNDVLYGGDGNDYLDGGRGNDKLYGGDGNDKLYGGKGDDLLVGGKGNDTIDGGSGHDTIVFSGVTSWSNGFDRIEGFESKDDTLQFSLKDVNDAIWGSRNDLDAGRLDEDNFASNRSGKAEDRDDYFVYNEKTGVLSFDADGSGRGDAVQLATIVGHPDVNEHDIVLV